GATAAGGAGAAGGCTGTTTGTGACTGCCATCTTAATTCTCATTAGCCGTATAGGATATTTCATTCCTCTTCCAGGATTTGACAGGAGGTTGATTCCAGAAGACTATCTCAGCTTTGTCTCGGGATCTGTTGGTAAGTTGTTTTTCCATCTAGATACTTTCCTAGTTAATGGAGTTCAGTTTTGAAATAAGTTGGTTGAGGTTATTGGTCCTTCAAACTTGCTGAACGGAGTGTGGGGAAGGGGTGAAaagatgattttcttttcttccatttaGTTATCAATAAACTGTCTTTGCAGATCAACTTGGTGATTCGACTCCGGAACTTAAACTCTCTCTTTTCCAACTTGGGGTCAGTCCTCAGATAGCGGCATCCATTCTTATGCAGGTCAGCTTGCTTCAGATATAAAGTTGCCAAACCAGGATATCAAAATTTGGCTCacttttctattttctatgtttcGTCAGCTATTTTATTTTGTGAAAGGTAGTTTTTGTTTCCCATGTTCTgcttaaataaatatatttgttaTGTCGGACCACCAGAAGAGGGATGTACAGCAATAGCATTACTCAAAAAAGTGAAATACCAAGATCTTTCTGTGGACCTACATATCTATGTACTATATAAATGTCAGGTAAAAAAATGTACCGAGTTTCCATCCGCGCACCATTGGCCCTCAGGGATTTCTGGCTATGAGAAAGCATTTGATCATGTAAATTGGTTATACTTGCTTAATCTTTTAAAAGATATGGGATTTGTCTTCATCAAAAAGATATGGGATTTGGGGAGAAGTAGACTGGGTGGATTAAGTGGTGCATCTCAATTCCCACACACAGGGGGATTCTCTCTCCCTCTTCTTATTCATCCTGGCAATGGAGGGGATTAGTCTAATGCTATGCAAGGCAAGATCTTTGAATAAGGTTTTAGTACTGGGGCACACGGGCTTAACAGAGTGGAGGTTTCTCACGTCTTTATGGTGATGATACACTTATTCTGTGCGGGGCGGAGGAGAACCAAGTCAGGTATTTGAGACGCATCTTACTGTTGTTCGAAGCTATTTCAGGGCTGAAGATCAACACGGGGAAGAGTTCAATGTTCCCTGTTAATGATGTGCTGGACGTACAAAGCCTGGGAGAGAACCTGGGATGTTTGAAAGGTGAATTACCTATTACCTAGCTAGGCATGCCCTTAGGAGCTAGCCAAGGACATACAAGTGTGACAAAAGTTGAggagaaatttgaaaagaagCTTGCAAATTGGAAATAACAGTACCTATCATTGGGTGGTAGGGTCATACTCATCAATAGTGTTCTCGACTTCTTACCAACCTATCTTATGTCCTTATTTCTGATGCCAGTCAGTGTGATGGAGAATTTGGACAAGGCCAGAAGGAGTTTTTTGTGGAACGgagatgaagaaaaaagaaccTATCATCTGGTGAAATGGGACAAGGTGGTGCAAGATAAAAAAAGAGGCGGACTCGGAATTAGAAACTTGAAAGTACATAATCAAAGTTTACTAATGAAATGGTTGTGGAGATATGGCAAAGAGAATGGGTGCTTATGGAGAAGAGTGATTTCCTCTAAATATGGTGAACTGAGAGTTTGGTATGTAGGCAATGTTAATTCTTCGCATGGTGTGGGTTTATGGAAATTCATAGACAGCCTATGACCAGTGTTCGAAGCTAATACCAGAATTAGTGTTCGCAATGGCAGGAATACGAGATTCTGGCAGGATTCGTGGATTGGCCATGCCCCACTTATGATGACATTTAATGATCTCTATAGCTTCTCCTCTAATACAGATTGTCTTGTTTCAGAATGTTGGAATGGAAGCAGTTGGTGCATGAACTTTAGATTCGGAAGTGCCGAGAATGGCCCTTTTAGCAAAAGAGCCAGACCAGGTGTCATTAAATGCAGAAGATCATCTGACTTGGAGGTGGAAACAGAATGGCTCGTTTTCAGTTGGTTCATGCTACAGACAGCTAAATAAAGAGCTGTCCGGTAATTTCAGTTGGCCATATGAGCATTTATGGAAAACAGAGCTCCTTACAAGGTATCTTGCTTCATGTGGTTGCTCACACACTATGCTTGTCTCACTCAATGCAACCTCAAGAGACgggggatgaccatttgcagcaGATGTTATTTGTGTAGAAAGGAGGAAGAGAGCAGCAATCACCTTTTTATGCACTGCAAAGTAGCGAGGCAACGCTGGtgctttttttttcaatttgtgTAGTATGCCTTTCATTATGCATAGCTCTATTAAGGATCTGCTATCAAGTTGGGGCTATGGTGGGACTAAGAAGTCACTGGAAAATATATGGAATACAGTGCCAGCTTGTGTTTGCTGGGTCTTGTAGGCCGAAAGAAACTCCAGATGTTTTGAAGGGAAAGGTAGCGCTGTACCGTTGCTTAAGTACAAATGTTTGTGGTTTTTGACTTTTTGGTGTAACTTGCAAGATGTGAAGGATGAGAACAGCATGTTAGACCTGTAACTCACAAGCACTCCCTTATTGCTTGGCTGTGGGTTTTATAAACCTAATTCTTAACTGTTTCAAAAAAAGTACTCCGtccgtcccattttatatgaaggtgtttgactgggcacagagtttaagaaagaaagaaagacttttgaaacttgtggtctaaaacaaggcATTAAGAAATGTGTGGCtacaaatcatttcattaagggtaaaataggagaTTTAAAGTTacattgttactaaatatagaaaggtgtcattgTTTTTGGGACTacctaaaaaggaaagagtgtcatataaattgggatggagggagtagaagaATAATTCCCAAGTGAAAAATGCCGAAACAATCTATCTAAGTGATTTCTAAAAGAGATTTAAGGAATCTTGGAGGAGGAAATTATCTGAGTTGGAACTATAAAAAAGAGAGGATTTTATCTGAGTTggagaaaagtgaaaataacaGCTAAAGTCTTGCGCTATTTAAGATAATAAGAAAAGGTATTTGAACAACAATGAAGCTCATACATAGTGAGTGCGCCATTGCAAAAGTACCTCAAGCGTTCTTCTTTATTCATCATTGTCGATTTGCTTAGACCATTCTATTAAACAGTTTTatcttcccaaaaaaaaaaaaaaagagagtaattTTAAAGGATTTTTATAGTGGTGGAATAGAATGTGTTAAATAAGAGAGTTCTTTCAAAGGATTTTTATAGTGGTGGAATAGAATGTGTTTGCTGTTTATTTGATTAATACTATTGCTGAATGAGCAAGTGATTCATGTGCCCTTCTGGTTTGAGAGATCAAGGCATATGAAATGGTTGGATTCATCTTTCTGTTGCATAATGCCTCAATTTTTGTGCTAAACTAGTGAATGCCTACTTTCCTGTTCAGGTATTATGTCACGTTCTTCCTTCTTTAGTGAAGCTGAGAAAAGAGGGCTTAGATGGGCATGAGAAGATCAAGAGTTATATGTATGTCTAGTTTTTCATCTCATTCCGTGAGATGGGTTGTTATTTTACTTTGGTGGTCAATTTCTTTGTTTTGTCATCACGAACTTGCACAAGCTTATGAAACTTTGGATCTATTTTAGATGGTGGATCTCGCTTGGTTTTGCAATTTTGGAGGGTCTTATTCTCTCTTGTTACTCACTTCCATATTCGATATATGCTGCCAGTCATAGGtaagaaatacaaaattaaTCGTGTAATAATCAATGTGAGCATACTtctcctatttttattttgattctgCACAAAAGGTCACTATTATTTTTATTGCGCAATGTGGGAGTTCATTTTCCAGTAAAATTTTATTTCCTCAAATACATCATTCTaactcttgagccgagggtctatcggaaacaacctccctaACCCAAAAgttaggggtaaggtctgcgtacatcctaccctccccagaccccacttgtgggactacactgggtatgttgttgttgtacatcATTCTAACTCCATTTCTTCCGTGCAAAGTACCTTTATAGTTTTCTATCTTTCTATCCTAGCTTCGGAAACTTAAATGACCTTCGGAAATtagcaaaattattttttaacattCCTTATTTTCCGAATTTGGAGAAGAGAAACACGTACTATTCTTGTTGTCAATTTACTTTAGTTGATCTGTTTCTTAAAGCACATTGTTCAATGTAAAACTTGACAGTTATATTATTGAAAATTCTGAAAATGTTTAGAAGCACAGCAAGGCAGGAAGTCGTAAATTCCTTGTTTTCCATTCCATCTCACATTATCATCCTAAAGTGTCATCAATGTCTCTTTTTGAAGTCTAACATTGTTCTTCGCTCAATTCGAAAGAGCAAAGGAAGGGCTTGAAAATGTCCCCCTGCAGTATACATACCTTCTTCCTTGTTCCATTATAAATTTAACGCCAATCATCTTTCATAGTTGAGAGGGTTTGTAAATAATTGTTCCTCCCAGTTGTTTAGGtcaaagtttctttttttttttttttttgagtaaaaggTAACTTTGTTTAGGTCAAAATTTCTTCTCATGCTGTTGATTTATTATTTGCATAATGTTGGCCGGAATTGGTACCACTCTGAATGCCCTTCATTTTGTTGCAGGGTTAAGCATGTGTTGATGACTACGTCCCTTTTAGTTTCTGGTGCAATGACCATGTCATGGATCTGCGACAAAATAACAGAGTCTGGATTTGGTATTTATTTCCTTCGGTGCTTCTTTCTgtatcttattttcttttctttcttccctttttaaaCATTTCCTAGATTTCTAATTCTACatgtttttcccaattttaGGCATTTTGCTTTTTGTCTGATAAAAACGAAGTTCCTTGTCCCCACAAAATGGAAGCAGAATAGAAATGGAGTTTTTTTTAAGATGAAGTAAAAGAGAAGAATAGACACGGAGTTGCATAGGAAAGAGTTCAAAAGAATGGTCAATGACCTTTTGAGTCTTGTCAATTGTGTTTAAATTTTACTTTAGGGGAAGTGGACTGCGTTTTGTGACTGAAAAGAAAACTAGGCCCACTTGATTTTTTTGACAATGGTAACAGCTTGTATTAAATCACAAAAAAAGGCGGTGAGGCCAGGATTTACACGagcaaaagaaagcaaaaactGCTATTCTCGGAAGATGTCTActggaaaaaaggaaaactatAGAGACTCTAGGACTTGAAGTAGAGCCTCAGTGTCTTCTATGTATTCTTGTTtacacaaaaaatgaaagagcAAAACACAACTAAGCTTTATCTTTTGGATTGGGTTGCTTTTGCcttcaaaacatctcaaatttctttccttccaaatagTCCACCATATGCATCCTGGGATGCTGCTCCATCTTCTTTTCTGTTCTTTGGTGCCCCCCATTCTGCTTCAGCTAGATAGCATCTCCAGTGAACTCCGTGGCATTGTCCAGCTCAAGCCTATCATAGCCAAAAATATATCCCAGAGTTGGGTGGTAACTCTGCAATGCAGGAACGAATGGTTATTTGTCTCTGCAGTCCTTCCAGGCTTCCACATAGAGGGCAGATAGAACATAACTGTAGTCCCTTTCTTTGTAGCTTATCCTGTGTCAAACAGGCCTTCCTAACAACTAGCCTACAAAACAGGCCACCTTATATGGAATCATAGTCTTCCATATGTGCTTCCAAGGCCATATAGGACATTAGTATTGTTGTCAAAATTCAGGTAATGGGATGCTCTTGTTGATTGGcacataaggattagtaaacTAGTGACATGATGACTCTTTGTTATCTCTGATGAAAGTTAGTATCACTGGCTGTTGAagctgtcttttttttttttttttttttttttttgctggaCTAATttttacttccataaattcaaaagAGTATTCAATTTCACAAGGCCTAAAACAGCTACTCAGTAGATTAACAATATCAATGCTAAAAGATCCGAGCTATAAGGTTACACTACCAATGGAGATATTCGAACTACTTCAGCTCTACCTGACTACTAAAATAGGAGTATGGTAGCCTCAAATTAAAAGCCATAACTATTGCCACAAGAAATCTTATGGAACTTAGAGAAGATCTCAAATGAGCAGCCTGCAGCTGCATGGAAAGTGTGGGATACCCCCCTTTTTCCTTGTCATCCACTGTTATATAATGAGGTTGCATTTCTTAAAAATGTTTGGACAAGTCAAAACACCTGCTATGGTTATCAAAAAGTCAAAACATCTGATATATATAAAAGTCACTGGCTATCAGGTTCACCTGGCATCTTACAATTCCAACCACCTGAACCGTGCTTAcgctctcctctctttcttttgttttgggaaaatgTACCTCCGAGGCTAAGAACGATTTCAATATTGATTGTTCCTGAGACGTGGATGCTTTACCTGCTCCATCAGGTTCTGATGCAGGGGGAGGTGGATTAAAGCTTTCTTCTACCACATTATTTCTCACATCTTGATGCTTCTCAAAGGATTTGTCATGATTCATCATCAAAATGTGTCTTCATACTTTGGATACTTCATTATGTATGAGAAAGTTATCAACGGTTCTTTCGCTTGAATCTCCAACTTGTGCCTGCTGCTGCGTCACATCCACAGAGGACAAAGGTCTTACTTTACTTTCTATTATGTCAGGAATAGTAGCCTCTCTATAGCTTGACATTGCACTGTCCGGCATGATGAAATCTCCGAGATCATAATCTATCTCATGCTAAGATGTTGCATATAAACCTCCAGCTGATGTTGTGTCTCCATTGCATGCCGAGAATGTAGGGCTACGAATAGAGCTAGCCTGTCCATCAAATGACATTAAACTCTCAGAGGAAGAAGACTTTATCGCATTTTTCGTCATCATTGTATCAACTTGGTCTTTCAGCTTATGAACCCGACTATGTACTAGTTCAATTCTCCGAAGGATATGCTCTAGAAAACCATTGCTGTTCACGAGTATTGacaaatcatcatcaataccaaactCATCCTGGCCATTGGTTTTCTGTTCTGTCAATGCTGCATTACTAATATCATCTCCAGGTGGTGTACCATCCGAATCCAgccttttattttcaaaataagagaaaaggTTATGAGTAGATATGTGTGTTGCAATATCTGTTCCGTCCTCAACTCTCTTCCTCTTTCTCCACTTCATGGTCTTTTTCCTGTGCCTTGGATGAATAAATGGCAACAATTTCGAGCCTGACTCTTCCAAAGAAGCTTGATCTAACACCCTATGTCTTTCCCTATCATGTGCTGATATCTCTCCATTGTACTTTGCCGCGTGCAACTGAAGCTCTTTCATCTTGAGTTCTGCCAGTGCGTATAAAGTCTCTCCAGTGAGAAGTCAACTTTTTCTGCCTTATTGGAAAGAAGCTGCTAAACCCATCGAACAAAGAGGCCAAGCCAGTATCATCATAGAACCGTGATTCCACTTCAGCATCACTAGGCCCAGAACCATTATCATTTCCTGATGTAGTGTCAATAAATGAGCTTGAGTATTCAGTTTCATCAGGATCTGCCTTTGGAGCTAATCTGATGTCGCTGCTTCTTGCAAACCCAGTTACATTAACAGCCACATACATGGAACTTTTGGAGCTTTTGTAGTTTCCAGTTGAACAACGTTATTCTATAGTTAATTCTAGAGTTGAAACCTTTCCTTTCGGGATTAAATGGTATAGTGTTCGTTTTACCAAGCTTAACAGAAAATTTTGGTTTCCTATCTAAAGCTGTCTCTGCTGTATGTTGAGCAGGTGCCATGCTACATATGCCACCAAAGCAAGATCATCTTACAAACcaccaaaaaggaaagttttGACCAAAATTataaaccaacatcaacaacaacataccagtgtaatcccacaagtggggtctggggagggtagagtgtatgcagaccttactaAAATTTTAAACCATCTTCGCTAAATCAGTGAATGAAGTGAGGAGTGTAAACGCTGTTGAAGTTGTTATGGCATACTCTTGGCGGACCTGTTATAATTCTGTTTAAATCTGAGATTGGATAAGTTTGAAGAATTATGTAACTGACCGGAATTAGCCGACCCCAATTTATATGGTAATGAGACTTGGTCCATTAGTTGATGTAAGTTGCaactaaatgaaattaaatttgGTTGATTCTTCCTTTTCTGTTTTCTTGCTCTTCCTTTTTCATGTTTGCTGATGCCTAATGGATGGTCCAGGTCAAGGATCAACTTTGATTATTTGTGTGGGCATTTTGACTGGCTACACTGATACATTGCAGAAAATGTTAACTCAAATATCAGGTGGGTTACAAATGAGATACTGTAGCTTTTTAATTCTTTCTGATCATTGTCCTCTATTGGCAAGGATATCAGCATGTTGTGTACAAAATTGATTCTTTTTTCTGTCCCGAAACCATTTTTTAAGTAGTGAAGTTTGTTCATGATCCGAGAAATAACTAGAAGTACATAACAATAGCATTTGATAAAAGGATTGAATAGTTCAGTCCCTCTAAATTCTTGATTAAAGTTTCCCTTCATCCTTAACATACACAGGAAATAGCGGGAGCTGGTGGCCTTATGTACTTGCAGTACTAGGTGTTTTTACTGTTGTTACAATGTGGGCTGTCGTTGTGAGTGAAGGGTGCCGGAAAGTTAAGCTGCAGTATTATGGTTTTAAAGTCGCTTCTGCTGCAAGGTGATTTGAACCCTGAAGTGCTATtgatttcccctttttttttttttttgttggaagcCAGATTTTCTGTTGTTAGACTACTGTGAAAGCTTCATAGGCCTAGTTGCAGGTATCCCAGTGCCCATGCAAATGTTTTACAAGCTAAGATTTTGGGGGACTTATATAACATTATTGGGTAAACTTGGcccatactatatatatatatatatatatatttgttttttaataaGGTAAGAAACTGGCTAATACTATAGTGAAATCTTATGATGGAATTAATTACTGGCTGTAACTGGAGCTGTATGTAGAGTGGAAATTTCTTATCAAGGAATTATTGAGTAGCTCATAAGTCATATCCGTGATTAGTGTAAATGCATCTAAACTTCCATAATGTTTGTACTTCTCTCAATCACAGATTTCATGTGCATGCAATACTGGAGTTACTGCTTTCTCTTGCATGCCTGATCATGTGTAAGTGAGTGCGACTAGTAAGAGGATGTTAATGTACACGGTCATAATTGGATGCACAAGCCATGTACTTCTCCATCAAATGGAAAAAGTTTGTGACTGCTTGAGTTTGTAGCCTTGTAGGACAGGATTGAATGATTTGATTCACTTAATTGATATTTCATGAGTGAAACAAAAAGGAATTTTGCTTGGTTTTTTTGATGATAAACACTCAAACATGTCTGGCTTGTGGCTTCCATGTAAGTATGGATATGTACAAAatgcgcacacacacacacacatattcataCACGTACGCACACTCATGTATACAAAAAGAAACTGTCCAGTAGTGACTTGTGAGACTCTGAATAATTGAGTTGgaatcaaattttttatttgactTGGGAATTGGTTACAACTTAAATTTTTACTACCTAGAATATAGAAGCCAGTTCCCGTAGAATTTAGTTTCTTTTACATACAGAGATATATTGTACTCATTTGGGAatagtatattatatattggcATCTGATTTAAGTTACTCATCTTGAGCAGAGAAGATTCTCCAGTTCCAGAGGTGGAGCCCTATATACCATTCAACATAAACCCAGCAGGAATGCAGCCTATTCTTGTTACCTCTTATCTGTTGGCACTTCCCGGCATCCTTGCAAGGTCACTTTATATTCAACTGAATTACATCACAGTCACACCACTACTTTAGTGGTTCTTTGCTTATTGACGGAAAAACTTCAGTGGTTCTTTACCAATGTTTTAGGAGTAGTATCTTAGTGATGTGGAGCCAATATTGTACCTGAGCTTCAGTTGGCATCACTTTTTTGAGATTTTTCAGCTACAGGTTCCTGACAAATACTTTTTCTGGCAGTCTTCTTGGTTCAAGGTTTTGGGAACACGTAAGAGACATTTTGAATCCCGACACTTCTCATGGGGCAGATCCGTGGGTTTACTATACAGTTTATGCTTTCTTTGTCTTCCTCTTCAACATATTTGACATTGTAAGTTGCCattaacaccccccccccccccccccttgtcttttttttttttttttttttttaaaagttgccATTAACTTAGTGTGCAGAAAGTAGATTTTAAAATGTTACATGCAAAATTCTTTTTTCGTTGAAGATTACTCTATAATTGGAGTGGATAGAACATCAATGGAATCAATTCAATACACTAGGTCCTTTTTTACAAGGTTGTTTCTGAACTGAAAAGTTTCTATCTAGTCCCTTGGATTGAAGCACTCCAGTCATTAGGGG
This portion of the Lycium ferocissimum isolate CSIRO_LF1 chromosome 1, AGI_CSIRO_Lferr_CH_V1, whole genome shotgun sequence genome encodes:
- the LOC132052192 gene encoding preprotein translocase subunit SCY2, chloroplastic produces the protein MEAAIFSSYTPLSTTADLRIPGKFAGCNLQFYNLPLNRTRIPLKLKLSESSRRHFSSRKGLILSNGRKELSSYFTGQLSRDYTSIRAASGETLHYGQSSSVSEDEGMSPTSTEANDFVSLQPKQKQFKNRFLNFVRLGSVIDNAAESFFKSEIRRRLFVTAILILISRIGYFIPLPGFDRRLIPEDYLSFVSGSVDQLGDSTPELKLSLFQLGVSPQIAASILMQVLCHVLPSLVKLRKEGLDGHEKIKSYIWWISLGFAILEGLILSCYSLPYSIYAASHRVKHVLMTTSLLVSGAMTMSWICDKITESGFGQGSTLIICVGILTGYTDTLQKMLTQISGNSGSWWPYVLAVLGVFTVVTMWAVVVSEGCRKVKLQYYGFKVASAAREDSPVPEVEPYIPFNINPAGMQPILVTSYLLALPGILASLLGSRFWEHVRDILNPDTSHGADPWVYYTVYAFFVFLFNIFDIANMPKEIADYLNKIGARIPSIKPGKATIAYLTKIQASTRFWGGVLLSVLATTSTILDHYLRRINEGYAIGLTSVLIIVGSIIELRRSYQAYNVMPSLSMALKRYGV